From the genome of Metarhizium brunneum chromosome 4, complete sequence, one region includes:
- the meu10 gene encoding Meiotic expression up-regulated protein 10, translating to MHSVKLFSAVLAVAGVASAATTCSKDIKVTQPTPVIDCDVVDADIIVDSSVSGSLSIEGPKQIKGDLIINNATQLVGITSSSINAIGGTLRLQGLQLLSSCNLQSLKSVENLELINLAQLSGLTLGTTGVTKASSIKIQDTFISDLSGLNVASADNITIANNGRLNSFESKIENITYTLSVVDNAGSMKIVMSQLQSAGILDFRSIKSFDAPLLETANRLSFQESPDLLSVSANNLTQIKDSLTLDNNKKLANISFTSLEKINGDMTIRNNTALLKINQFPKLKTIGGAILCAGSFDTVEMPELNDIKGAVTVTSTTDISDFCGFFDDLAKKKAIQGKESCTSNNAKANEGGKGGTSGGNKTDSAAMSLGVNHALLGFAAVAGFAQLI from the exons ATGCATTCTGTCAAGCTTTtctcggccgtcttggctgtTGCTGGCGTCGCTTCCG CTGCCACTACCTGCTCTAAGGACATCAAGGTTACCCAGCCCACACCCGTCATCGACTGCGATGTTGTCGACGCAGATATCATTGTCGACTCGAGCGTCTCGGGCAGCTTGAGCATCGAGGGTCCTAAACAAATCAAGGGTGACTTGATTATCAACAACGCCACGCAACTTGTTGGCATTACTTCGTCGTCCATCAACGCTATTGGGGGCACTCTTCGCTTGCAAGGTCTTCAGCTTCTTAGCTCTTGCAACCTGCAATCATTGAAGTCTGTCGAGAATCTGGAGTTGATTAATCTCGCCCAGCTCAGCGGGTTGACACTTGGTACCACTGGTGTCACCAAGGCTTCATCCATCAAGATTCAGGACACCTTCATCAGCGATCTTAGCGGCCTTAACGTCGCTTCCGCCGACAATATCACCATTGCCAATAACGGCCGCCTTAACTCGTTCGAGTCAAAGATCGAGAACATTACCTACACACTATCTGTTGTGGACAACGCTGGTAGCATGAAAATTGTCATGTCGCAGCTTCAATCCGCAGGCATACTCGACTTCCGATCCATCAAGAGCTTTGATGCTCCTCTCTTGGAGACTGCCAACCGTCTTAGCTTCCAGGAGAGCCCAGATCTGCTATCCGTTTCTGCCAACAACTTGACTCAAATCAAGGACTCTCTTACGCTGGACAACAACAAGAAGCTTGCTAACATTTCCTTCACTTCTCTGGAGAAGATCAACGGTGACATGACCATCCGCAACAACACTGCTCTCTTGAAAATCAATCAGTTTCCCAAGCTGAAGACGATTGGAGGTGCTATACTTTGCGCTGGTAGCTTTGACAC TGTCGAGATGCCTGAGCTTAACGACATCAAGGGCGCCGTGACCGTGACTTCCACCACCGATATCTCCGACTTCTGCGGTTTCTTCGATGATctggcgaagaagaaggctatCCAGGGCAAGGAGTCTTGCACCTCCAACAACGCAAAGGCTAATGAGGGCGGCAAGGGTGGCACTTCTGGCGGTAACAAGACCGATTCTGCCGCCATGAGCCTTGGTGTCAACCACGCCTTGTTGGGCTTTGCCGCTGTTGCTGGTTTTGCGCAATTGATCTAA